A single window of Enterobacteriaceae bacterium ESL0689 DNA harbors:
- the rcsD gene encoding phosphotransferase RcsD, whose product MIAKKLSFIANNPGRFFILIISLLLLIIGVMVHNAIHGWLEVRNDQIITMSHALQQRMATWRYATWQIYDDIAALPASRSDNQRQEMRLQTDVYALEKSPRKTEALIFGSHDNTSLEIADIISRYFDILWGAETLPWSMYYLNGVDNSLILVSTLPLRALLSHAQEPSVTHIVASRRGEMLLQANTLDQRETFSALRYLPWHHERYFTLRTTFNQPGLLATVIALDMPINDLIPPGMSADNFRIESETTAEATSSAEGKLINHIDFVGSRLAITMPVDNMNMRLIWEVPLTTLIAEVLQNNFLLVLLMFCLLIFMLSGLIAFRHTTADNRPIHPAAPTVADSQSLALQALNEEIISQLPLGLLVHDQQTQRTVISNPLADHLLPHLNLSDIITIADQHQGVIQLTIDNKLYEIRQYHSQVKPQIQVFIIRNQDQELLTRQKLKQAQRLYEKNRQGYSAFMQHITSALTQPLLKLAEEAAALDSTQGAQLEQHTDQIRQLVDEMQLAHLLESDNWQSQSVVFSFQTLLDDIVTEILPFLKRKGLQLLVNNTLPVHEHYYGDRNTLHHILLLLIQYAVTTTSMGKITLDISQQPDKADQLIIHIRDTGNGMSRDEVDNIHFPFLHETQSDRYGKANALTFWLCNRLVHQLQGQMNITSCESLGTHYTLALTMAVSEEKQTSCAHLLNDMMVMLDITASEVRQIVSRQLTGWGANCMTSDERPLKQPCDLFLTDNPDHLTTSGILLTADEIGIGKISQDKLRVNFNISSALQEAILYLIERQLAQPPALPSSSLSDDSRAMLHASGYYALFIDTVPDDLRKLYTEVEADNFTTLAQITHRLKGVFAMLNLNTGKQLCEIIEHLISEKKTQNIKKHISELDNYVKSLL is encoded by the coding sequence ATGATCGCAAAAAAATTGTCTTTTATAGCGAATAACCCTGGCCGTTTCTTCATTTTAATTATCAGCCTGTTACTGCTGATAATCGGCGTCATGGTGCACAATGCCATTCATGGCTGGCTAGAGGTCAGAAATGATCAGATTATCACCATGAGCCATGCGCTACAGCAGCGCATGGCCACCTGGCGCTATGCCACCTGGCAGATTTATGACGATATTGCCGCCCTTCCTGCCTCGCGCTCCGATAACCAGCGACAGGAGATGCGCTTACAAACGGATGTCTACGCACTGGAAAAATCACCACGGAAAACAGAAGCGCTTATTTTTGGCTCTCATGATAATACCTCGCTGGAAATCGCCGACATTATCTCCCGCTATTTTGATATTCTGTGGGGAGCAGAAACGCTTCCCTGGTCGATGTATTATCTTAACGGTGTCGATAATAGTCTGATCCTGGTATCAACCTTGCCATTAAGAGCGTTATTGTCCCATGCGCAGGAACCTTCCGTCACCCATATTGTCGCCTCGCGACGGGGTGAAATGTTATTACAGGCCAACACCCTGGATCAGAGAGAGACATTTTCTGCCCTGCGCTATCTGCCCTGGCATCATGAGCGTTATTTTACCTTGCGCACAACCTTTAATCAGCCCGGTCTGTTGGCGACGGTTATCGCTTTAGATATGCCGATTAATGATCTGATCCCCCCTGGAATGTCGGCCGATAATTTCCGTATTGAATCCGAGACTACGGCAGAGGCAACCAGCAGCGCAGAAGGCAAACTGATTAATCATATTGATTTTGTCGGTTCACGACTGGCGATCACTATGCCGGTTGATAATATGAATATGCGCCTTATCTGGGAAGTTCCCTTGACAACCCTGATAGCAGAAGTCTTGCAAAACAACTTCTTGCTTGTGTTGCTGATGTTTTGTTTACTGATATTCATGTTGTCTGGCCTGATAGCATTTCGTCACACCACTGCTGATAACCGCCCGATTCACCCTGCGGCGCCCACGGTTGCGGACAGCCAGTCACTGGCATTGCAGGCGCTGAATGAAGAGATTATTTCCCAGTTACCACTGGGATTACTGGTGCATGATCAGCAAACCCAGCGCACGGTTATCAGTAATCCCCTTGCCGACCACCTGCTGCCCCACCTGAATTTATCTGACATCATCACCATCGCCGATCAACACCAGGGGGTGATCCAGCTGACGATTGATAACAAGCTGTATGAAATTCGTCAGTATCACAGCCAGGTGAAGCCGCAGATACAGGTTTTCATTATTCGCAATCAGGATCAGGAATTATTAACCCGTCAGAAGCTCAAACAAGCACAACGCCTGTATGAAAAAAACCGCCAGGGATACAGCGCGTTTATGCAACATATTACCAGCGCATTAACGCAACCATTACTGAAGCTGGCAGAAGAAGCGGCGGCGTTAGATAGCACGCAAGGCGCTCAACTGGAGCAACACACGGACCAGATCCGACAATTAGTCGATGAAATGCAACTGGCTCATCTGCTGGAAAGCGACAACTGGCAAAGCCAGTCCGTGGTCTTCTCGTTCCAGACGCTGCTTGATGACATCGTGACGGAAATCTTACCGTTCCTCAAACGTAAAGGTCTGCAATTACTGGTTAACAATACGCTGCCGGTTCATGAACACTATTACGGTGATCGCAATACGCTGCATCATATCCTTCTGCTGTTAATACAATATGCAGTAACCACAACCTCAATGGGCAAAATTACGCTTGATATCAGTCAGCAGCCAGACAAAGCGGATCAACTGATAATTCATATTCGTGATACCGGCAATGGCATGTCGCGTGATGAAGTCGATAATATTCATTTCCCGTTTCTCCACGAAACACAGTCCGATCGTTATGGTAAAGCCAATGCCCTCACCTTCTGGCTCTGCAATCGTCTGGTGCATCAGCTGCAGGGGCAGATGAATATTACCTCCTGTGAATCACTGGGCACACACTACACCCTGGCTCTCACTATGGCGGTCAGCGAAGAAAAGCAGACTTCCTGTGCACATCTGCTCAATGATATGATGGTGATGCTTGATATTACCGCCAGTGAAGTCCGGCAGATAGTCAGCCGCCAGCTCACCGGCTGGGGGGCGAATTGTATGACATCAGATGAGAGACCGCTCAAACAACCCTGCGATCTGTTTTTAACCGATAATCCCGATCATCTTACGACATCAGGCATATTGCTCACTGCCGATGAAATCGGGATCGGCAAAATTAGTCAGGATAAATTGCGGGTTAATTTTAATATCAGCTCAGCCCTGCAGGAAGCTATTCTGTACCTGATCGAACGACAACTGGCACAGCCCCCCGCCCTGCCGTCATCTTCTTTATCTGATGACAGCCGCGCCATGCTTCATGCCAGTGGCTATTATGCCCTCTTTATCGATACAGTTCCCGATGATCTACGCAAACTGTATACTGAAGTTGAAGCCGATAATTTCACGACCCTGGCACAAATAACACATCGCCTTAAAGGCGTATTCGCGATGCTAAATCTGAATACGGGCAAACAATTATGTGAAATAATTGAGCATCTGATTAGTGAAAAAAAGACACAAAACATAAAAAAACATATCAGCGAACTGGACAATTACGTCAAAAGTTTGCTGTAG
- the rcsB gene encoding response regulator transcription factor RcsB, translated as MDIMNVIIADDHPIVLFGIRKSLEQIDSVNIVGEFEDSTSLITHLPQSTAEVLITDLSMPGDKYGDGIMLIKYIRRHFPHLSIIILTMNNNPAILSTILNLNINGLVLKQGAATDLPKALAALRKGKKFVPQSVLRMLEKISANGHGDKHLSPKESEVLRLFAEGFLVTEIAKKLNRSIKTISSQKKSAMMKLGVENDIALLNYLSSVSLNTADKT; from the coding sequence ATGGACATAATGAACGTAATTATTGCTGACGACCATCCAATAGTGCTGTTCGGTATTCGTAAATCACTTGAGCAAATCGACTCCGTCAATATTGTTGGCGAATTTGAAGACTCGACATCGCTGATCACTCATCTACCGCAATCGACGGCTGAGGTGCTGATTACCGATCTCTCCATGCCCGGCGATAAATATGGCGACGGGATCATGTTGATCAAATATATCAGGCGTCATTTCCCGCATCTCTCGATTATCATTTTAACGATGAATAATAATCCCGCCATTCTGAGTACCATACTGAACCTGAATATTAATGGACTGGTGCTAAAACAGGGCGCTGCAACCGATCTACCCAAGGCGCTGGCAGCATTACGCAAGGGCAAAAAATTCGTCCCACAAAGCGTATTACGTATGCTGGAAAAAATCAGCGCCAATGGGCACGGTGACAAACATCTGTCGCCCAAGGAGAGTGAAGTCCTGCGTTTGTTTGCAGAAGGTTTTCTGGTTACCGAAATTGCTAAGAAATTAAACCGCAGTATCAAAACGATCAGTAGTCAGAAAAAATCAGCCATGATGAAACTCGGTGTCGAAAATGATATCGCTTTGCTCAATTATCTCTCCTCCGTTTCGCTGAATACTGCTGACAAAACCTGA
- the rcsC gene encoding two-component system sensor histidine kinase RcsC — MKYLASFHTTLKISRYLFRALVLLLWLVIAGISVLFITHALRNRETEILLAFNLNANQAQGYIQHAADIIKDLKYIASNQPISSETSSLKVNNPLTVTDFTPLDNHADCDTMNERWRDLLQSLTGFMHYWRDNFSATYDFNRLFLLDNNNRCLINLGLHNISREHEWALKVLYQRVEHYRDTPRNERAASLFWLTPGIGQGIGYFYVLTPIYRDNHLQAMLGIEQTLRKENLLIPGSLPMYVAILDENGQPLLSLSEKDHPVQIDIRHRQERVWFGYTADFRELVFSKRLSPSSFSIVYSIPLTQILGHLRMLIINLLIFNLLCALILFILARLYERRFFIPAENEAQRLTEHEQFNRKIIASAPVGISILRIVDGSNILSNELAHNYLNMLTHEDRQRLKQIISGQQLNLIDVLTSNHTHLQISFVHSRYRNENVAICVLVDVSTRVKMEQSLQEIARAAEQTSQAKSMFLATVSHELRTPLYGIIGNLDLLQTKALPQEVIRLIMAMSNSSSLLLKIISDILDFSKMESEQLKIELREFSPRDVVNHVAANYLPLVLSKQLALYCFIEPDVPSVMSGDAMRLQQVISNLLSNAIKFTGTGCIVIHTQCVGDYLQISVRDTGSGIAAKEVIHLFEPFVQAGTGGQHAFQGTGLGLAICEKLLTMMDGDIAVITEPGIGSRFTLRIPLYGVKNIAAESSDSLADKCYWLAIRNSALAAFITSLLQYHGLQVRLYHGQQPESEGILLCDEPWEASWAGKAKIIFSCHHIGMPQERKAGEWVHGVTTPHELLSLLTIIFRPETVVSEQKSVPAISTTDHSDKIILIVDDHPINRRLLADQISSLGYSCVTANDGIDALNVLMKQHVDVVLSDVNMPNMDGYTLTQCIRARGMQLPVIGITANALAEEKQRCLAAGMDSCLSKPVTLDILRPALALYVAQASNQNP, encoded by the coding sequence TTGAAATATCTTGCCTCTTTTCATACAACGCTGAAAATATCGCGCTATCTGTTTCGGGCGCTGGTGTTATTGTTGTGGCTGGTGATTGCCGGTATCAGTGTGCTGTTTATCACTCATGCACTGCGTAACAGAGAAACAGAAATTCTCCTGGCCTTTAATCTTAATGCTAACCAGGCTCAGGGCTATATCCAGCATGCTGCCGATATCATTAAAGATCTGAAATACATTGCCAGTAATCAACCGATCAGCAGCGAAACTAGCTCACTGAAAGTGAATAATCCACTGACTGTGACCGATTTTACCCCGCTGGATAACCATGCGGATTGTGACACGATGAACGAGCGCTGGCGTGATTTACTACAGTCACTGACTGGATTTATGCATTACTGGCGGGATAATTTTTCCGCCACTTATGATTTTAATCGCCTCTTCTTACTGGACAATAATAATCGCTGTCTGATCAATCTCGGTTTACACAATATATCGCGGGAGCATGAGTGGGCTCTGAAGGTTTTGTATCAGCGTGTTGAGCACTACCGTGATACGCCACGTAACGAACGTGCCGCGAGTCTGTTCTGGTTAACGCCGGGCATCGGTCAGGGTATCGGCTATTTTTATGTATTAACGCCGATATACCGGGATAATCATCTGCAGGCGATGTTAGGTATAGAGCAAACGCTACGCAAAGAAAACCTGTTGATACCCGGCAGTTTGCCGATGTATGTGGCGATCCTGGATGAAAACGGCCAGCCCTTGCTCTCTCTGAGTGAGAAGGATCACCCTGTTCAGATTGACATTCGTCATCGTCAGGAGCGCGTCTGGTTTGGTTATACTGCTGACTTTCGTGAGCTGGTATTCAGCAAACGCTTATCGCCGTCATCGTTCAGTATTGTCTATTCGATACCGCTGACGCAGATCCTCGGACATTTGCGGATGTTGATTATCAATCTGCTCATCTTCAATCTCCTCTGTGCGCTTATCCTTTTTATTCTTGCGCGTCTTTATGAGCGGCGTTTTTTTATTCCGGCGGAAAATGAAGCCCAGCGACTGACCGAGCATGAGCAGTTTAATCGTAAAATCATTGCATCGGCCCCGGTGGGTATCTCTATTTTACGCATCGTTGATGGCAGCAATATACTGAGTAATGAACTGGCACATAATTATCTCAATATGTTAACCCATGAGGATCGGCAGCGATTAAAGCAGATCATCAGTGGCCAGCAGCTCAATTTGATCGATGTATTGACCAGCAATCATACCCATCTGCAAATAAGCTTTGTCCATTCGCGTTATCGTAATGAAAATGTTGCTATTTGTGTGCTGGTGGATGTCAGTACACGGGTCAAAATGGAACAGTCATTACAGGAGATTGCACGGGCTGCCGAACAGACCAGTCAGGCGAAGTCGATGTTTCTGGCTACCGTCAGTCATGAGTTACGTACACCTTTATATGGCATTATCGGTAATCTCGATCTGCTGCAGACCAAAGCACTGCCGCAGGAAGTTATCCGGCTCATTATGGCGATGAGTAACTCATCCAGTCTGTTACTGAAGATTATCAGCGATATTCTCGATTTTTCGAAAATGGAATCCGAACAACTTAAAATCGAGTTGCGTGAGTTTTCACCCCGCGATGTGGTTAATCATGTTGCGGCTAACTATCTACCGTTAGTGTTAAGTAAACAGTTAGCGCTGTACTGTTTTATCGAGCCGGATGTTCCTTCAGTGATGTCGGGTGATGCCATGCGTTTACAGCAGGTGATCTCTAATTTACTGAGTAATGCGATTAAATTTACCGGTACTGGCTGTATTGTCATTCATACCCAATGTGTGGGGGATTATCTGCAAATCAGTGTGCGCGATACCGGATCGGGGATCGCGGCAAAAGAGGTGATACATTTGTTTGAGCCTTTTGTTCAGGCAGGAACCGGTGGGCAACACGCTTTCCAGGGAACGGGGCTTGGACTGGCGATCTGTGAAAAATTGCTCACCATGATGGATGGTGATATTGCGGTAATAACCGAACCGGGCATTGGCAGCCGTTTCACCCTGCGCATTCCTTTGTATGGGGTAAAAAATATCGCTGCTGAGAGCAGCGATAGTCTGGCAGATAAATGTTACTGGCTGGCGATCCGTAACAGCGCGCTGGCGGCGTTTATCACTTCGTTGTTGCAATATCATGGCTTGCAGGTACGCCTCTATCATGGACAGCAGCCGGAAAGTGAAGGTATTCTGCTGTGTGACGAACCGTGGGAGGCCTCGTGGGCGGGAAAAGCAAAGATCATTTTTAGCTGTCATCATATCGGTATGCCACAGGAGCGTAAGGCCGGTGAGTGGGTACATGGTGTGACCACTCCCCATGAATTACTGTCGTTATTAACGATTATCTTCCGCCCTGAGACGGTCGTCAGTGAGCAGAAGTCTGTGCCAGCGATATCGACGACGGATCATAGCGATAAAATCATCCTGATCGTCGATGACCATCCGATTAACCGCCGTTTACTGGCCGATCAGATCAGTTCGCTGGGCTACTCGTGTGTAACAGCCAATGATGGTATTGATGCGCTCAACGTGCTGATGAAACAGCATGTCGATGTCGTACTGAGTGATGTTAATATGCCGAATATGGATGGTTATACCCTGACGCAATGTATCCGGGCGCGCGGCATGCAATTACCGGTGATCGGTATTACGGCTAACGCGCTGGCGGAAGAGAAGCAGCGCTGTCTGGCGGCCGGAATGGATAGCTGCCTGTCTAAGCCTGTTACCCTCGATATCCTCAGACCCGCTTTAGCGTTATACGTTGCACAAGCCAGCAATCAAAATCCCTAG
- the mgtE gene encoding magnesium transporter, whose amino-acid sequence MSVIYKKSARLRDAQRIRLIWLLTFDKAITSALSGHLTLAERYDDGSLEDDLREVKWLVNYLPAADLADALEALPEDGRRALWQQISDDKRGTVLLNASESVRGDLMNTMSDQALLEAWHWLNSDEQVSLVQYLPAKLAHRLLIMLPVAQRTQISQAMGYADDSVGALMKPGVITVHADMTLAAVRHHLLELETIPENTDKLFVITDDQRLSGELTLQKILLNDARMPVSCVMDKEPVTFHPDEQAEKVARTFERDDLISAAVVDDQGKLLGRLTIDKIVTVIYQATDSDFRGMAGLSSEEDVFAPISKTLKTRWPWLAVNLCTAFIASRVIDGFEHTIARLVALAALMPVVAGIGGNTGNQTITMIVRAMALQQIHPGSFSFLLLREISVALINGVVWGGLMGVITWWLYHDLRLGGVMMLAMTLNLLLAAIMGVLIPLIMARLGHDPAVGSSVMITAITDTGGFFIFLGLATIFLM is encoded by the coding sequence ATGTCTGTTATCTATAAAAAAAGCGCCCGGTTGCGTGATGCCCAGCGTATTCGGCTGATCTGGCTGCTGACTTTCGATAAAGCGATAACTTCTGCACTCTCGGGCCATTTAACCCTTGCGGAACGCTATGATGATGGCAGCCTCGAGGATGATTTACGGGAGGTGAAGTGGCTGGTGAATTATCTGCCCGCCGCCGATCTTGCCGATGCGCTGGAGGCGTTACCGGAAGATGGCCGTCGTGCGCTCTGGCAACAAATCAGTGATGATAAACGCGGTACAGTGTTGCTCAATGCCTCAGAAAGTGTCAGAGGGGATCTGATGAATACGATGAGCGATCAGGCGCTGCTGGAGGCATGGCACTGGCTGAATAGCGATGAGCAGGTCTCTTTAGTGCAATATTTACCCGCCAAACTGGCGCACCGCCTGCTGATAATGTTACCTGTGGCGCAACGTACACAGATAAGCCAGGCGATGGGGTATGCCGATGACAGCGTTGGCGCGCTGATGAAGCCGGGCGTTATCACTGTGCATGCTGATATGACGCTGGCAGCGGTACGACACCATTTGCTTGAGCTGGAAACAATACCGGAAAATACCGATAAACTGTTTGTGATCACCGATGATCAGCGTCTGTCTGGCGAGCTGACGCTGCAAAAAATATTACTGAATGATGCCCGGATGCCGGTAAGTTGTGTGATGGATAAAGAGCCAGTGACTTTTCATCCGGATGAACAGGCGGAAAAGGTGGCAAGAACCTTTGAGCGTGATGATTTAATCAGTGCCGCCGTGGTTGATGATCAGGGAAAGTTATTAGGTCGTCTGACCATCGATAAAATTGTCACCGTGATTTATCAGGCAACGGACAGTGATTTTCGGGGTATGGCGGGACTCAGCAGTGAAGAAGATGTTTTTGCGCCGATCAGCAAAACCTTAAAAACCCGCTGGCCCTGGCTGGCGGTCAATTTATGCACCGCTTTTATTGCTTCGCGGGTGATTGATGGTTTCGAGCACACCATTGCCCGGCTGGTGGCGCTGGCTGCGCTGATGCCTGTTGTTGCTGGTATCGGTGGCAATACCGGTAATCAAACCATTACCATGATTGTGCGGGCGATGGCATTACAGCAAATTCATCCCGGTAGCTTTTCGTTTCTGTTACTGCGCGAAATCAGTGTGGCGCTGATTAATGGCGTGGTATGGGGGGGATTGATGGGCGTGATAACCTGGTGGCTGTATCATGATTTACGTCTGGGTGGCGTCATGATGCTGGCGATGACCCTGAATTTATTACTGGCGGCGATCATGGGCGTGCTGATTCCGCTGATCATGGCCAGGCTGGGTCATGACCCGGCCGTGGGATCGAGTGTGATGATTACTGCGATAACCGATACCGGCGGTTTTTTTATTTTTCTCGGACTGGCGACGATATTTCTGATGTAA
- the ompC gene encoding porin OmpC yields MKVKALSLLIPALLVAGAANAAEIYNKDGNKLDLYGKVKGLHYFSDDKSQDGDQTFARLGLKGETQVNDQLTGYGHWEYNMKANQAEGEGSHSWTRLAFAGLKFANAGQLDYGRNYGVVYDITGWTDVLPEFGGDTYGSDNFMQQRGNGFLTYRNSDFYGLVDGLNFALQYQGTNGSVSGENDVTNNGRGALKQNGDSYGMAIDYNFWDGMSAGFAYSHAKRTYDQNQLGFGEGKYAETYTGGLKYNANDIYLAAQYTETRNATRLGDIGFANKAQNLELVAKYTFSDFGLTPSLAYVQSRAKDIDYQIGNQDLVKYIEVGATYAFNKNISTYVDYKINLLDDNDNTRALNISTDDIVALGVVYQF; encoded by the coding sequence ATGAAAGTTAAAGCACTGTCCCTACTGATACCAGCACTGCTGGTAGCAGGCGCAGCGAATGCGGCTGAAATTTATAATAAAGACGGTAATAAATTAGATCTGTACGGTAAAGTCAAAGGTCTGCACTACTTCTCTGACGACAAAAGTCAGGATGGTGATCAGACTTTTGCACGTCTGGGGCTGAAAGGCGAAACTCAGGTGAATGATCAGCTGACTGGTTATGGTCACTGGGAATACAACATGAAGGCGAACCAGGCTGAAGGTGAAGGTAGCCACTCATGGACACGTCTGGCTTTTGCCGGTCTGAAGTTTGCTAACGCGGGTCAGCTCGACTATGGCCGTAACTACGGTGTTGTTTATGACATCACTGGCTGGACTGACGTACTGCCTGAATTCGGTGGCGATACCTACGGTTCTGATAACTTCATGCAACAGCGTGGTAATGGCTTCCTGACCTACCGTAACTCTGATTTCTACGGTCTGGTTGATGGCCTGAATTTTGCTCTGCAGTACCAGGGTACCAATGGTAGCGTCAGTGGTGAAAACGATGTGACCAATAACGGTCGCGGTGCGCTGAAGCAGAATGGTGATAGCTATGGTATGGCTATTGACTATAACTTCTGGGACGGCATGAGCGCTGGTTTCGCCTACTCGCACGCAAAACGTACTTATGACCAGAACCAGCTGGGCTTCGGTGAAGGCAAATATGCTGAAACCTACACCGGTGGTCTGAAATATAACGCAAACGATATCTATCTGGCTGCTCAGTATACTGAAACCCGCAATGCAACCCGTCTGGGTGACATCGGTTTTGCTAATAAAGCACAGAATTTAGAACTTGTTGCTAAGTATACGTTCAGCGACTTTGGTCTGACCCCATCTCTCGCTTACGTGCAGTCCAGAGCGAAAGATATCGATTATCAGATTGGCAACCAGGATCTGGTCAAATATATTGAAGTCGGCGCTACTTATGCCTTCAATAAGAACATCTCCACCTATGTTGATTACAAGATCAACCTGCTGGATGACAACGACAACACCAGAGCCTTAAACATCAGCACTGATGACATCGTCGCTCTTGGCGTTGTTTACCAGTTCTAA
- the apbE gene encoding FAD:protein FMN transferase ApbE, protein MKIPFIPMMFLGLCTLVASCDSSLSSSAPAHRATVLEGKTMGTSWRVSIIDVGEDRLPALQQKIQAQVDADDYLLSSWKNDSAVMQFNQAVTTAPWPVSPELADIVTLSLRIGARTHGAMDITLGPLVNLWGFGPGTPPLQTPDPHQIATAKARIGLQHLQVINHADGQYLQKDIADLFIDLSTVGEGYAADHLARLMEQEGISRYLVSVGGALVSRGMNAQGVPWRVAIQKPTDQENAVQAIVDINGHGISTSGSYRNYYELDGKRISHIIDPRTGYPIDHHLVSVTVIAPTALEADGWDTGLMVLGPEKAQQVALEQGLAVYMIIKEGNGFTRWMSPQFHTFLSEEKNRS, encoded by the coding sequence ATGAAAATCCCTTTTATCCCCATGATGTTCCTGGGTCTCTGTACGCTCGTAGCTAGTTGCGATTCGTCACTTTCATCTTCAGCGCCCGCACATCGGGCAACGGTGCTTGAGGGCAAGACGATGGGGACATCCTGGCGGGTCAGTATTATTGATGTCGGGGAAGATCGCCTGCCGGCATTACAACAAAAAATTCAGGCGCAAGTCGATGCAGATGATTATCTGCTTTCCAGCTGGAAAAATGACTCTGCGGTGATGCAATTTAACCAGGCAGTCACAACCGCACCGTGGCCAGTGAGCCCTGAGCTGGCGGATATTGTCACGCTTTCCTTGCGCATTGGTGCCAGAACGCACGGTGCGATGGATATTACCCTCGGGCCATTGGTTAACCTCTGGGGATTCGGCCCTGGCACACCACCGCTGCAGACGCCTGACCCGCATCAGATTGCCACCGCCAAAGCGCGGATCGGATTGCAGCATCTGCAGGTGATTAACCATGCTGACGGTCAGTATTTGCAAAAAGATATTGCCGATCTCTTTATTGACCTCTCGACTGTCGGCGAAGGCTATGCCGCTGACCATCTGGCACGGTTAATGGAGCAGGAGGGCATTTCCCGTTATCTGGTATCGGTCGGTGGGGCGCTGGTGAGTCGCGGGATGAATGCGCAAGGCGTACCGTGGCGCGTGGCGATTCAGAAACCGACGGATCAGGAAAACGCGGTACAGGCGATTGTCGATATTAATGGCCACGGGATCAGCACTTCCGGTAGCTATCGTAACTATTACGAACTGGATGGCAAGCGTATCTCACACATTATCGATCCGCGTACAGGCTATCCGATCGATCACCATTTAGTCTCCGTCACCGTCATTGCGCCGACCGCACTGGAGGCGGATGGCTGGGATACCGGGCTGATGGTACTGGGGCCAGAAAAAGCACAGCAAGTCGCTCTTGAACAGGGGCTGGCGGTCTATATGATCATCAAAGAGGGAAATGGATTTACCCGCTGGATGTCGCCGCAATTTCATACTTTCCTGTCAGAGGAAAAAAACCGATCATGA